Proteins encoded within one genomic window of Acipenser ruthenus chromosome 32, fAciRut3.2 maternal haplotype, whole genome shotgun sequence:
- the LOC117398360 gene encoding uncharacterized protein LOC117398360 → MDITVKNAVLKICKAEAVRKETELLMKPYANWEEYLMPGPLSIAILGELVFISSNTDFSINKNPPKDGFKYIKYPNSFRASLMQVTNSGWIAFNEAHKNMDQIRLHSNNVPSYMKMTVKTLLQDNIQIVQALLPDQLKNIRTIADECTRLAESTEKKFTDVILLIQELLEACLNSKQCYEEDVKEVQLKLEEAKLKKESAEKAKAMAEIYFGKMDKQLDEVHKQFTSAMESMPSGWEMFGMAMLEGLANSVSGFLAASSLPSKIVSLVKDFTGQNPADSNPFAANNVYSKSGQLLILAEQINSFVDKDKIKWSEVYDQKTSSAKSSCLKKQFQNIESSLKSEENCQAKEKSVDVCKDAMSICDLLTEFAPKIGCKPEQEKDLITKIQNLKAQTEQLDSESKAFTNSSSFSATLPQMAQKTQSGGHTSVTRMVTDNILF, encoded by the coding sequence ATGGATATTACAGTGAAAAATGCCGTTCTGAAGATTTGCAAGGCTGAAGCCGTGAGGAAAGAAACTGAATTGCTGATGAAACCTTACGCTAACTGGGAAGAATACCTGATGCCCGGCCCACTCTCTATAGCTATTTTAGGAGAGCTTGTCTTTATTTCTTCCAATACAGATTTCTCTATAAATAAAAATCCACCAAAGGATGGGTTCAAGTACATCAAATACCCCAATTCGTTCCGAGCCTCTCTCATGCAGGTCACCAATTCAGGGTGGATCGCCTTCAATGAGGCCCACAAGAACATGGACCAAATCCGACTCCACTCCAACAATGTACCAAGCTACATGAAAATGACAGTGAAGACACTTCTTCAAGACAACATTCAAATCGTCCAGGCATTACTCCCAGATCaacttaaaaacataagaacaatcGCCGATGAGTGCACGAGGCTTGCAGAGTCAACAGAGAAGAAATTCACTGATGTTATTCTTCTCATCCAGGAATTGCTAGAGGCCTGTTTGAACTCAAAGCAGTGTTACGAAGAAGACGTCAAGGAGGTCCAGTTGAAATTGGAGGAAGCAAAGTTGAAGAAAGAGTCAGCAGAGAAAGCCAAAGCAATGGCAGAAATTTATTTTGGTAAGATGGACAAGCAACTGGATGAAGTTCATAAACAGTTCACATCAGCAATGGAGTCCATGCCCAGTGGCTGGGAAATGTTTGGCATGGCCATGCTGGAAGGATTGGCAAATAGCGTGTCTGGTTTTTTGGCAGCATCTTCACTACCTTCCAAAATTGTGTCTTTAGTAAAAGATTTTACTGGACAGAATCCAGCAGATTCTAACCCCTTTGCAGCAAACAACGTTTATTCCAAATCAGGGCAACTCCTGATACTGGCAGAGCAGATCAACAGCTTTGTGGACAAAGACAAGATCAAATGGAGTGAAGTCTATGACCAAAAGACAAGCTCTGCAAAATCATCCTGTTTGAAGAAGCAATTCCAAAACATTGAAAGTTCACTTAAAAGTGAAGAAAACTGCCAGGCTAAAGAGAAGTCAGTAGACGTTTGTAAGGATGCCATGTCTATCTGTGACCTCTTGACAGAATTTGCACCCAAAATAGGCTGTAAACCAGAACAGGAGAAGGATCTCATTACCAAGATCCAGAACCTGAAAGCACAGACTGAGCAGCTCGACTCCGAGAGCAAGGCTTTCACAAATTCTTCAAGCTTTTCTGCCACTCTGCCACAAATGGCCCAGAAAACACAAAGTGGAGGCCATACAAGTGTCACCCGAATGGTAACTGACAACATCCTTTTTTAG